The Methylotenera sp. G11 genome includes a window with the following:
- a CDS encoding ArnT family glycosyltransferase: MRFQLDHDWQGNMSTPRARIGENAKTHLLLVLCAIWILFGLTGHAPWKPLESTSITIVKNILQGGSLVAPLAAGESFLESPPLYYLSAAASAQLFSPFLSMHDGARLINALWVTIILLMVGMTGRELWARGVGRHATFIMVGTVGLVMNAHSLNTEIAGLASAATGFYALALSKRRPWRASGLLGLALGAGLLTDGLVMPVILLSTSLLLPLMFRPWRTVSFAKVLITAILIAMPIAGSWLGLLYFQQPAIFRQWLNASLNGFGLQNHFYFLRILGWYAWPALPLAMWGLWRNRDKLLSKPKFQLMIVFFACSLLFLGCSAQSKDIYAMPLLLPLVALGAGSVEHLKRGAASALNWFGITLFGLIGFLIWLGWIAMATGHPAKIKERMLFLSGAANADVQWLMLLPAILVTVIWLFTCIRAKQGNRSTVTNWAVGMTFGWGLLMSLWLPWIDSAKSYETVFTGIYKALPANRSCINSLGVGQSQRMLFNYYTNIDLRTVETAERLDCNLYLIQDDKSTAKMQPGDEWKLIWHGKRAAERKESFRLFQRR, from the coding sequence ATGCGCTTTCAACTCGATCACGACTGGCAAGGCAACATGTCCACACCGCGCGCGCGCATAGGTGAAAATGCAAAAACTCACCTGCTGCTTGTGCTGTGTGCTATCTGGATATTATTCGGCTTAACCGGCCACGCCCCATGGAAACCACTTGAAAGCACCAGCATTACGATCGTTAAAAATATTCTACAGGGCGGCAGCCTGGTAGCTCCGCTTGCGGCCGGAGAATCCTTTCTGGAATCACCGCCGCTTTATTACCTGTCGGCTGCAGCCAGCGCACAATTATTCAGCCCATTCTTAAGCATGCACGATGGTGCAAGGCTCATCAATGCCCTCTGGGTTACGATCATCCTGCTGATGGTCGGCATGACAGGACGCGAACTGTGGGCACGTGGCGTCGGTCGCCACGCCACATTCATCATGGTCGGCACCGTTGGCCTGGTCATGAACGCACATAGCCTGAATACAGAGATTGCGGGCTTGGCCAGCGCTGCTACCGGTTTTTATGCACTGGCCCTATCGAAACGCCGCCCCTGGCGCGCCAGCGGATTATTGGGACTAGCGCTTGGCGCAGGCTTGCTGACAGATGGCCTGGTCATGCCGGTGATCCTGCTGAGCACTTCATTGCTGCTGCCTTTGATGTTCAGACCCTGGCGCACGGTGAGCTTCGCCAAGGTTCTGATCACTGCAATCCTCATTGCCATGCCGATAGCCGGCAGCTGGCTGGGTTTACTCTACTTTCAGCAGCCAGCCATATTCCGGCAATGGCTGAATGCCAGCCTGAATGGATTCGGTCTGCAGAATCATTTCTACTTCCTGCGCATCCTGGGATGGTACGCATGGCCGGCACTGCCGCTTGCAATGTGGGGCTTATGGCGCAATCGCGACAAACTGCTTTCCAAACCAAAATTCCAGCTGATGATCGTCTTTTTTGCATGCAGCCTGCTTTTCCTGGGCTGCAGTGCACAATCCAAGGACATTTACGCCATGCCGCTGCTGCTGCCGCTCGTAGCGCTTGGTGCCGGCAGCGTTGAGCATTTGAAACGCGGCGCGGCTTCGGCCTTGAATTGGTTCGGCATTACGCTGTTTGGCCTGATCGGTTTCCTGATCTGGCTGGGCTGGATAGCGATGGCGACCGGGCATCCAGCCAAGATCAAAGAGCGCATGCTGTTCCTGTCCGGCGCTGCGAACGCTGATGTACAGTGGCTGATGCTGCTGCCCGCAATACTGGTGACGGTCATCTGGCTGTTTACCTGCATACGCGCAAAACAGGGCAATCGCTCTACAGTCACCAACTGGGCGGTAGGCATGACATTTGGCTGGGGGCTGCTCATGTCGCTTTGGCTGCCGTGGATCGACTCGGCCAAAAGCTATGAAACAGTCTTTACCGGTATTTATAAAGCGCTGCCGGCCAATCGCAGCTGCATCAACAGCCTGGGCGTTGGTCAATCACAACGCATGCTGTTCAATTATTACACCAACATCGACTTAAGGACTGTTGAAACGGCAGAGCGCCTGGATTGCAATCTCTACCTGATTCAGGATGACAAAAGCACGGCCAAAATGCAGCCTGGCGACGAATGGAAGCTGATCTGGCACGGGAAACGTGCAGCAGAACGCAAAGAGAGTTTCAGGTTATTTCAGCGCCGATAG
- a CDS encoding TlpA disulfide reductase family protein, with product MKRILFFLMALMVSQFSYAEAGAAADFVLKDMAGNKHQLSAYKGKWVLVNYWATWCPPCLEEVPDLVNLYDRRKQKDLMVLGVVFDYKDVKEVNEYVDDMLMSYPIVLGDDSVTAQIGPAGVLPTTFIYNPQGRLVKIKRGIITRAFIEDMITGKK from the coding sequence ATGAAAAGAATATTGTTTTTTTTGATGGCTTTGATGGTAAGCCAGTTTTCCTATGCCGAAGCGGGAGCCGCCGCTGATTTCGTGTTGAAAGATATGGCAGGCAATAAACACCAGCTTTCTGCTTACAAGGGTAAGTGGGTGCTGGTTAATTACTGGGCAACCTGGTGCCCGCCATGCCTTGAAGAGGTTCCTGACCTGGTTAACCTTTATGATCGCCGCAAGCAGAAAGACTTGATGGTTCTGGGGGTGGTGTTTGATTACAAAGACGTTAAAGAAGTGAATGAGTATGTGGATGACATGCTGATGTCTTATCCTATCGTGCTGGGTGATGATAGCGTGACTGCCCAGATTGGGCCGGCAGGTGTGCTGCCTACGACTTTTATTTATAACCCGCAGGGTAGGCTTGTGAAAATAAAGCGCGGGATTATCACCAGGGCATTTATCGAGGATATGATCACAGGCAAAAAATAA
- a CDS encoding BON domain-containing protein, which yields MKASLKLLAAVLLASQITACVPVVVGGAAAGGAMAADRRTSGIYVEDENIELKATKNIYDTLGEASHVNITSFKGNVLITGEVPDDKTRTKAGNMVLAIENVKSITNELTVGPKTSISSRTNDAYLTSKVKAQFVSENRFQANYVKVVTENSVVYLMGYVTHKEANDAVEIARNTGGVSRVVKVFEYIP from the coding sequence ATGAAAGCAAGCTTAAAATTACTGGCAGCAGTATTACTGGCCTCTCAAATCACAGCCTGCGTGCCCGTCGTGGTAGGCGGCGCAGCTGCAGGCGGCGCAATGGCTGCAGATAGGCGCACTTCCGGCATTTATGTCGAAGATGAAAACATCGAACTGAAAGCGACAAAAAATATTTACGACACACTGGGCGAAGCCTCCCACGTCAATATCACCAGTTTTAAAGGCAATGTATTGATCACAGGGGAAGTGCCTGATGACAAGACCAGAACCAAGGCCGGCAACATGGTGCTGGCCATTGAGAACGTTAAAAGCATCACTAACGAACTGACGGTAGGCCCTAAAACCTCGATCAGCTCACGCACCAACGATGCCTATTTAACATCAAAAGTCAAAGCGCAATTCGTTTCAGAAAATCGTTTTCAAGCCAATTACGTAAAAGTCGTTACCGAAAACAGCGTTGTCTACCTCATGGGTTACGTGACCCATAAAGAGGCTAACGATGCAGTTGAGATCGCACGAAACACCGGTGGCGTAAGCAGGGTAGTCAAGGTATTTGAGTACATTCCATAA
- a CDS encoding formate dehydrogenase subunit delta translates to MDIQRLISMANQIGDFYESYPDQSHAQQDIAGHLNKFWALPMRKQIAQYVHEQDGQGLHLQVKTAIKSYLQA, encoded by the coding sequence ATGGATATTCAGCGTTTAATTTCAATGGCTAATCAGATTGGTGATTTCTACGAATCCTATCCTGACCAGAGCCACGCCCAGCAGGACATTGCCGGACATCTCAATAAGTTCTGGGCTTTGCCTATGCGCAAGCAGATAGCGCAGTATGTGCATGAGCAGGACGGCCAGGGTCTGCATCTGCAGGTAAAAACCGCAATTAAATCCTACCTGCAAGCTTAA
- the rho gene encoding transcription termination factor Rho, which translates to MHLSDLKHLPVTELVEMAIANEIDNASRMRKQDLIFAILKNKAKKGDSIYGDGTLEVLQDGFGFLRSPDTSYLAGPDDIYVSPSQIRRFNLHTGDSIQGEIRIPKDGERYFALVKVDQVNGEAPENTKHKILFENLTPLFPTIPLKLERDIKGAENITSRVIDMIAPIGRGQRGLLVASPKSGKTVMMQNIAHAITANHPDVVLIVLLIDERPEEVTEMTRSVRGEVVASTFDEPATRHVQVAEMVLEKAKRLVEHKKDVVILLDSITRLARAYNTVIPSSGKVLTGGVDANALQRPKRFFGAARNIEEGGSLTIIATALVDTGSRMDDVIYEEFKGTGNMEIHLDRRMAEKRIYPAINVNKSGTRREELLIEKDVLQKIWVLRKLLYPMDDLDAMEFLLDKIKSTKNNADFFDSMRRG; encoded by the coding sequence ATGCACTTATCAGACCTCAAGCATCTACCCGTAACCGAGTTAGTTGAAATGGCTATTGCCAATGAAATCGACAACGCCAGCCGAATGCGGAAACAGGATCTGATATTTGCCATTCTCAAGAACAAGGCAAAAAAAGGTGACAGCATCTATGGTGACGGCACGCTGGAAGTTCTGCAGGACGGCTTTGGGTTTCTGCGCTCACCGGATACATCCTACCTGGCCGGGCCTGATGATATTTACGTGTCGCCATCACAGATCAGGCGCTTCAACCTGCACACCGGCGACAGCATTCAAGGCGAAATCCGCATTCCGAAAGATGGCGAGCGCTACTTTGCATTAGTCAAGGTTGACCAGGTCAACGGCGAAGCGCCAGAAAACACCAAGCATAAGATCCTGTTTGAAAACCTCACCCCCCTGTTCCCGACCATACCGCTTAAGCTGGAACGCGATATCAAGGGCGCCGAAAACATCACCAGCCGCGTCATCGACATGATTGCACCGATTGGCCGTGGTCAGCGCGGCCTGCTGGTAGCCAGCCCGAAAAGTGGTAAGACGGTCATGATGCAGAATATTGCCCATGCCATCACCGCAAATCATCCCGATGTGGTCTTGATCGTGCTGCTGATCGACGAACGTCCCGAAGAAGTGACAGAGATGACACGCTCAGTGAGGGGCGAAGTGGTTGCCTCGACGTTTGACGAACCGGCAACCCGTCACGTACAGGTTGCTGAAATGGTACTGGAAAAAGCAAAACGCCTGGTAGAACATAAAAAAGATGTCGTGATCCTGCTTGACTCGATCACACGCCTGGCACGGGCTTACAATACCGTGATTCCTTCATCAGGCAAAGTACTGACCGGCGGCGTGGATGCCAACGCGCTGCAACGCCCGAAACGCTTCTTCGGCGCGGCACGTAATATCGAAGAAGGCGGCTCGCTCACTATCATCGCTACCGCACTGGTTGATACCGGCTCGCGTATGGATGACGTGATCTACGAAGAGTTCAAAGGCACCGGCAACATGGAAATCCATCTTGACCGCCGTATGGCCGAAAAACGCATCTACCCGGCAATCAACGTCAACAAGTCCGGCACCCGCCGCGAAGAGTTACTGATCGAAAAAGACGTACTGCAGAAAATCTGGGTACTGCGCAAACTGCTCTACCCGATGGACGATCTCGATGCGATGGAATTCCTGCTGGACAAAATCAAATCCACCAAGAACAATGCGGACTTTTTCGACAGCATGCGCAGAGGTTAA
- a CDS encoding YraN family protein, translating to MDQKSPPRHLTEGLAAEELAAAFLQRKGLKLIEKNFRCAYGEIDLIMQDGRTLVFIEVRLRSNAGFGGAAMSINQSKQQKLKRTAERYLQAHGDSACRFDAVLMSKLDSNAVEWIQDAF from the coding sequence ATGGATCAGAAATCACCGCCACGGCATCTAACAGAAGGTCTTGCGGCAGAAGAACTTGCCGCAGCTTTCTTACAGAGAAAAGGGTTGAAGCTGATTGAAAAAAACTTTCGCTGCGCATACGGTGAAATCGACCTGATTATGCAGGACGGCAGAACGCTGGTTTTTATTGAAGTGCGTTTGCGCAGCAATGCTGGTTTCGGCGGTGCCGCCATGAGCATCAACCAATCCAAGCAGCAAAAGCTCAAACGCACGGCTGAACGATACTTGCAGGCTCATGGAGATAGTGCCTGTCGATTTGACGCTGTTTTAATGTCAAAGTTAGATAGCAACGCCGTAGAATGGATACAGGACGCTTTTTAG
- a CDS encoding DUF3579 domain-containing protein, which yields MTQTNNEIIIEGNTRAGKPFRPSDWVDRMCSTYATFGDDRKLKYSPYLKPKVINGVRCLAVDLKLKTVNPEGFAQLMHFAEENQLNVLDGEGNSIAVPQ from the coding sequence ATGACGCAAACAAACAACGAAATTATCATTGAGGGTAATACCCGCGCAGGCAAACCGTTCCGCCCGAGCGACTGGGTTGACCGCATGTGCAGCACTTACGCTACCTTTGGTGATGACCGCAAACTGAAATACTCGCCTTACCTCAAACCAAAAGTCATTAACGGCGTACGCTGCCTGGCTGTAGATTTGAAACTGAAGACGGTAAACCCTGAAGGTTTTGCGCAGCTGATGCACTTTGCTGAAGAAAACCAGCTGAATGTTCTGGATGGTGAAGGCAACAGTATCGCCGTACCGCAGTAA
- the fdhD gene encoding formate dehydrogenase accessory sulfurtransferase FdhD: MKECERPLILDAPLSLHEVTQWQDGGQVKAQDCLAEETPVALIYNGVSHAVMLATAQDLEDFALGFSLSEGIVQSASELYGVELQVQANGIELHCDIASERFMQLKDRRRTLAGKTGCGLCGAESLGQAMRYPEPLKAAVTFTAAGIQLGLKAIQAQQAMQQQTGATHASAFVLADGTVAIVREDVGRHNALDKLIGALHRSHMEQGQRANGFIITTSRASFEMVQKTATAGVAMLVAVSAPTGLAVRVAEQCGLALVGFARQNRYVVYSHNERILDA; this comes from the coding sequence ATTAAGGAATGTGAGCGCCCGCTGATTCTGGATGCGCCATTGAGCCTGCATGAAGTGACGCAATGGCAGGATGGCGGGCAAGTGAAAGCGCAGGATTGCCTGGCGGAAGAAACGCCGGTAGCTTTGATTTATAACGGTGTTTCACATGCGGTGATGCTGGCTACGGCGCAGGATCTGGAAGATTTTGCACTGGGTTTTTCCTTATCGGAAGGCATCGTGCAGAGTGCAAGTGAGCTGTACGGGGTTGAGTTGCAGGTGCAGGCTAATGGCATAGAGCTGCATTGTGACATTGCCAGCGAGCGTTTCATGCAGCTTAAAGACCGGCGGCGCACGCTGGCTGGAAAAACAGGCTGCGGTTTATGCGGTGCAGAAAGCCTGGGGCAGGCGATGCGTTATCCGGAGCCGTTAAAGGCAGCGGTTACTTTTACGGCTGCCGGCATTCAGCTTGGCTTGAAGGCAATTCAAGCGCAGCAGGCGATGCAGCAGCAAACGGGGGCAACACACGCCAGCGCTTTTGTGCTGGCTGATGGCACGGTTGCCATCGTGCGTGAAGATGTCGGCAGGCATAATGCCCTGGATAAACTGATAGGTGCATTGCATCGCAGTCACATGGAGCAGGGGCAGCGGGCTAACGGTTTTATCATTACCACCAGTCGTGCCAGTTTTGAGATGGTGCAGAAAACCGCGACAGCCGGTGTGGCAATGCTGGTGGCCGTGTCCGCGCCTACAGGCTTGGCGGTACGTGTGGCAGAGCAATGCGGTTTGGCCTTGGTTGGCTTTGCCAGGCAGAACCGCTATGTGGTGTATAGCCACAATGAAAGAATCTTGGATGCATGA
- the trxA gene encoding thioredoxin TrxA gives MSEHITHLSDASFEQDVLQSQIPVLVDYWAEWCGPCKMIAPILDEISKEYAGRIKVAKLNIDDNQQTPPKYGIRGIPTLMLFKNGNVEATKVGALSKSQLTAFIDSNI, from the coding sequence ATGAGCGAACACATCACACACCTGAGCGATGCAAGTTTTGAGCAAGATGTACTGCAATCGCAAATCCCTGTACTAGTTGATTACTGGGCAGAATGGTGTGGTCCATGCAAAATGATTGCACCAATCCTGGATGAAATTTCAAAAGAATATGCCGGCCGCATCAAAGTTGCCAAACTGAATATCGACGATAATCAGCAAACCCCGCCTAAATACGGAATCCGCGGCATCCCTACACTGATGCTGTTCAAGAACGGCAATGTTGAAGCAACCAAAGTTGGCGCACTGTCCAAATCGCAACTAACGGCATTTATTGACAGCAACATCTAA
- a CDS encoding type B 50S ribosomal protein L31: MKDGIHPEYREVVFQDIGADFSFLTRSTIAARDTIKWTDGKEYPLVKIEVSSKSHPFYTGKQMILDTAGRVDKFRKKYGM, translated from the coding sequence ATGAAAGATGGAATTCATCCAGAATACCGCGAAGTCGTGTTTCAAGACATCGGCGCGGACTTTAGTTTTTTAACTCGCTCTACTATCGCTGCTCGCGACACTATCAAGTGGACTGACGGCAAAGAGTATCCACTGGTTAAAATCGAGGTGTCATCAAAATCACACCCATTCTACACCGGTAAACAAATGATTCTTGACACTGCCGGTCGCGTTGATAAATTCCGCAAAAAATACGGTATGTAA